In Streptomyces sp. NBC_00569, a single genomic region encodes these proteins:
- a CDS encoding HAD family hydrolase: MIKPIELLIFDCDGVLVDSERIAVRVDARSLALLGWPLSEAEIVERFVGRSHADMIAEVEKHLGHRLQDGWEAEQHQLYRQAMEAELTAVDGVVEALDEIQLPTCVASSSTHAGLRHTLGLTGLYPRFEGRIYSASEVAHGKPAPDLFLHAARHMGFDPEVCAVVEDSRYGVQAARAAGMRVFGYCGGLTPAEWLHGPGTVVFDDMRELPALLAQT; encoded by the coding sequence GTGATCAAACCCATTGAACTCTTGATATTTGACTGTGACGGCGTTCTGGTGGACAGCGAGCGCATCGCCGTACGCGTGGACGCGAGGAGCCTGGCGTTGCTCGGCTGGCCGCTCAGCGAGGCCGAGATCGTCGAACGCTTCGTAGGCCGCTCACATGCCGACATGATCGCCGAGGTCGAGAAGCACCTCGGCCACCGGCTCCAGGACGGGTGGGAGGCGGAGCAGCACCAGCTGTACCGCCAGGCCATGGAAGCCGAACTCACCGCCGTCGACGGCGTGGTGGAGGCGCTCGACGAGATCCAGTTGCCCACCTGCGTAGCCTCCAGCAGTACGCATGCCGGTCTTCGCCACACTCTGGGTCTTACCGGGCTGTACCCGCGCTTCGAAGGTCGCATCTACAGCGCGTCGGAAGTGGCCCACGGCAAGCCGGCACCCGACCTCTTCCTCCACGCGGCACGGCACATGGGATTCGACCCTGAGGTCTGCGCCGTGGTCGAGGACAGCCGCTACGGTGTGCAGGCTGCCCGCGCCGCCGGCATGCGCGTGTTCGGCTACTGCGGCGGGCTCACGCCGGCAGAGTGGCTGCACGGACCAGGCACGGTGGTCTTTGACGACATGCGCGAGCTGCCGGCTCTCCTCGCCCAGACGTGA
- a CDS encoding transposase family protein, which translates to MLGRLRVLRGHEDAAIVVDVGEGRGAEDRGVRQAVASHPALTDGAVRAHQREIGTGWRRLPADRQVLLALAYLRCGDTDARLAAGFRVGGRDRVPESLASWRRAARTT; encoded by the coding sequence GTGCTCGGGCGTCTTCGTGTTCTTCGCGGTCACGAAGACGCAGCCATCGTCGTCGACGTCGGTGAGGGGCGGGGGGCCGAAGACCGCGGGGTTCGGCAGGCCGTAGCGTCGCACCCGGCGCTAACTGACGGGGCAGTCCGGGCTCACCAGCGCGAGATCGGGACGGGATGGCGGCGACTGCCGGCCGATCGCCAAGTTCTGCTCGCCCTGGCCTACTTGAGATGCGGCGACACCGACGCACGACTTGCTGCCGGGTTCCGGGTCGGTGGTCGCGACCGTGTACCTGAGTCTCTTGCCAGTTGGCGGAGAGCAGCTCGGACCACATGA
- the pyrE gene encoding orotate phosphoribosyltransferase codes for MTHSDLARRIHAASHLTGHFTLRSGRTAAEYFDKYRFEGDPVLLDEIAREMAPLVPSGTEVLAGLEMGGIPVVTALGRHTGLPCAFVRKQAKMYGTCRLAEGAEIEGRRVLVVEDVVTSGGQIVLSTADLRGLGAQVDHALCVIDREQGGSAALKAQDIGLLSLLTAGELRVAGA; via the coding sequence GTGACACATTCTGATCTTGCTCGCCGTATCCATGCCGCTTCTCATTTGACCGGGCATTTCACGCTTCGGTCGGGACGCACTGCCGCTGAATATTTCGATAAGTACCGATTCGAGGGCGACCCGGTCCTGCTCGATGAGATCGCCCGTGAGATGGCCCCGCTCGTGCCGTCCGGCACTGAGGTCCTGGCCGGCTTGGAGATGGGCGGCATCCCGGTGGTGACCGCGCTCGGGCGACACACGGGTCTGCCCTGCGCGTTCGTGCGCAAGCAGGCCAAGATGTACGGAACCTGCCGCCTCGCCGAGGGGGCCGAAATCGAGGGTCGGCGGGTGCTTGTCGTCGAAGACGTGGTCACCAGTGGTGGGCAGATTGTGCTGTCGACCGCAGATTTGCGCGGCTTGGGAGCTCAGGTTGACCACGCTCTTTGCGTAATCGACCGTGAGCAAGGTGGTTCCGCTGCCCTCAAGGCCCAAGACATCGGGTTGTTGTCGCTGTTGACGGCCGGGGAGCTGCGGGTTGCGGGAGCTTGA
- a CDS encoding RNA polymerase sigma factor, producing MDPDPVADEELLARAATEPAAFEPLVARHSVALHGYLARRAPAAADDLLSEVWLQAFAHRHTFDAARGAARAWLFGVARNVLARHWQRIARDPGPPPTEEQAASDPWQAVDQRLDAVAAGPLIHRKLTELPAIERELLLLVAWEGLTPTEAAAVVGIPAGTARSRLHRARARLRAHLSNGTLNTLTGELA from the coding sequence ATGGATCCCGATCCCGTTGCGGACGAGGAACTGCTCGCGCGTGCCGCCACGGAACCGGCGGCATTCGAACCGCTGGTTGCCCGGCATTCCGTCGCGCTGCACGGCTATCTCGCACGACGAGCACCGGCCGCCGCCGACGATCTGCTGTCGGAAGTGTGGCTGCAGGCCTTCGCCCACCGGCACACCTTCGACGCTGCCCGCGGAGCGGCCCGGGCCTGGCTCTTCGGTGTGGCACGCAACGTGCTGGCCCGCCACTGGCAACGGATCGCCCGCGATCCCGGCCCGCCGCCCACGGAGGAGCAGGCGGCGAGCGACCCGTGGCAGGCGGTGGACCAGCGACTCGACGCCGTGGCGGCCGGACCGTTGATCCACCGCAAACTCACCGAACTGCCCGCAATCGAGCGCGAGTTGCTGCTCCTCGTCGCCTGGGAGGGTCTCACACCCACCGAGGCTGCGGCCGTCGTCGGCATCCCCGCCGGCACCGCCCGCTCCCGCCTGCACCGGGCCCGAGCCCGACTCCGGGCCCACCTGTCCAACGGCACCCTCAACACCCTGACGGGAGAGCTCGCATGA
- a CDS encoding class I SAM-dependent methyltransferase gives MDWSTWHDQYDSADSWMARRLRTVQAQIHAALSKAPAGGLKVISICAGEGRDLLDVLADHPRSDDVQARLVELDPRITAAALERIGRAGLCQVEVVTGDAALIDQYEDVAPADLVLVCGVFGNITEADIERTIGACSQLCKTGGTIIWTRHRAAPDRVPLICEWFDAQGFELQWLSPVDAGFGVGVHRFVGTPQPLRRGTRLFEFVGYDVLRQTAVAEAPGRSNPAPQDQREP, from the coding sequence ATGGACTGGAGCACCTGGCACGATCAGTACGATTCTGCCGACTCGTGGATGGCACGACGGCTGCGGACGGTTCAAGCACAGATTCACGCCGCACTGTCCAAGGCCCCGGCGGGCGGCTTGAAGGTGATCAGTATCTGCGCCGGGGAAGGCCGCGATCTGCTCGACGTTCTCGCCGACCACCCGCGCAGCGACGATGTGCAGGCGAGGCTCGTCGAGCTGGACCCGCGCATCACTGCGGCGGCCCTGGAAAGGATCGGGCGGGCCGGCCTGTGCCAGGTGGAGGTGGTGACCGGTGACGCCGCCCTCATCGACCAGTACGAGGACGTGGCCCCTGCGGATCTCGTCCTGGTCTGCGGCGTCTTCGGCAACATCACCGAGGCAGATATCGAGCGGACCATCGGGGCTTGCAGCCAGCTGTGCAAGACCGGCGGCACAATCATCTGGACCCGACACCGCGCTGCCCCCGACCGGGTCCCACTGATCTGCGAATGGTTCGACGCTCAAGGCTTCGAACTGCAGTGGCTTTCGCCAGTGGACGCGGGCTTCGGAGTGGGGGTGCACCGCTTCGTCGGCACACCTCAACCCCTACGCCGCGGCACCCGCCTGTTCGAGTTCGTCGGCTACGACGTGCTCCGACAGACTGCAGTGGCAGAAGCCCCTGGCCGGAGCAACCCCGCACCGCAGGACCAACGTGAGCCGTAG
- the snpA gene encoding snapalysin encodes MKSSRMPSRLTALTLGLGLASSVLGAAVPASAQTATTPSAPAGTSVARYAGSVQEAANNKAFFGAVLKSVAEKRAVQPNARAVTVYYNASQAPSFRSQIASAAAIWNSTQFNVKLQPASSGADFSYREGNDPEGSYAATNGHGDGYVFLDYTQSRQNDSVRVATHETGHVLGLLDDYSGPCSELMSGGGPGPSCTNHYPNATERAKVDQQWATQLAQNSDSRGTWAH; translated from the coding sequence ATGAAGTCATCTCGAATGCCCTCGAGGCTCACCGCCCTCACTCTCGGGCTGGGTCTGGCCTCCAGCGTGCTGGGCGCGGCGGTGCCGGCGAGCGCCCAGACGGCCACCACTCCGTCCGCACCCGCGGGTACCTCCGTGGCGCGGTACGCCGGGTCGGTTCAGGAGGCAGCGAACAACAAGGCGTTCTTCGGGGCCGTGCTCAAATCGGTCGCCGAGAAGCGCGCCGTCCAGCCGAATGCACGGGCGGTGACCGTCTACTACAACGCCTCCCAGGCACCGAGCTTCCGTTCGCAGATAGCGAGTGCGGCCGCGATCTGGAACAGCACCCAGTTCAACGTCAAGCTCCAGCCGGCATCGAGCGGTGCCGACTTCTCCTACCGCGAGGGCAACGACCCAGAAGGTTCCTACGCCGCCACCAACGGCCACGGAGACGGCTACGTCTTCCTCGACTACACCCAGAGCCGGCAGAACGACTCGGTCCGCGTCGCCACTCACGAGACCGGGCATGTGCTGGGCCTACTGGACGACTACAGCGGGCCGTGCAGTGAGCTGATGTCGGGCGGCGGCCCCGGCCCGTCCTGCACCAACCACTACCCGAACGCCACCGAGCGCGCGAAGGTCGACCAGCAGTGGGCCACCCAACTCGCGCAGAACTCGGATTCGCGCGGAACCTGGGCACACTGA